One Lycium barbarum isolate Lr01 chromosome 5, ASM1917538v2, whole genome shotgun sequence genomic window carries:
- the LOC132642735 gene encoding F-box/kelch-repeat protein At3g23880-like, with amino-acid sequence MLCLETTAVTSEYSFIIPAVSRNISLRSALSYNNFRDIRTDLTSDISKMFSFRSFRDWVHQAINIILSYTILLWYAKIFRPTSFVAASTMSDSIIPLLPNEITTEILLKLPPKSLLKFTSVSKSWLQLISSPDFVKNHMKLTANDKGCSHHRVLFRRLKTNFKFCSFSSLFHKEQTIELLDMDSPVENPFFSTSVVGSVHGLICLFTQTREGFLWNPTTRKCKELPKLQVKLTWDTSSFYNFYGFGYDDSRDDYKILVIDYLGKISTLRTVVNIYSLRTDSWRTVDELQGIFLANYLGKFVNGKLYWVSSTGYSNHEVGNVISFDLANETWGKLELPICGEVDSHFKLGVVGSDLSLLYTCRLGVTTSDVWILKDCGANVSWTKLFTIEYPLNVVLYVYSPPTHTFSIQFRESNKGEILLLLPQVIMICDGSTRQLEVVDKFEKCTAVEIYVESLVDPVFIADQEPHNHGTSQSLS; translated from the coding sequence ATGCTTTGTCTTGAGACCACTGCCGTGACATCAGAATATTCATTCATAATCCCTGCTGTCTCTCGAAACATTTCCCTGCGGTCTGCTCTCTCTTACAACAATTTCAGAGACATCAGAACTGATCTCACTTCGGATATTTCCAAGATGTTTTCCTTTCGATCTTTTCGGGATTGGGTTCATCAggcaattaacatcattctctcCTACACAATTCTTTTATGGTATGCGAAGATTTTCCGTCCAACTTCTTTTGTTGCAGCTTCTACCATGAGTGATTCCATAATCCCTCTTCTTCCCAATGAAATCACAACAGAAATCTTGTTAAAGCTGCCCCCGAAGTCGTTGTTGAAATTCACTTCTGTTTCAAAATCATGGCTTCAACTAATATCTAGCCCTGATTTTGTGAAAAACCATATGAAATTAACAGCTAATGACAAAGGATGCAGCCATCATAGAGTTCTATTTCGACGCCTCAaaacaaatttcaaattttgtagtttctcttccttgtttcacaAAGAACAAACCATTGAGCTACTTGACATGGATTCTCCCGTCGAAAACCCCTTTTTTTCTACTAGTGTTGTGGGATCTGTGCATGGATTGATTTGTTTGTTCACTCAGACAAGGGAAGGATTTTTATGGAATCCTACAACTAGAAAGTGTAAGGAATTACCTAAGTTACAAGTTAAATTGACATGGGATACCTCTTCTTTCTATAACTTTTATGGTTTTGGATATGACGACTCTCGTGACGATTATAAAATACTAGTTATCGATTATTTAGGTAAAATTTCCACTCTGAGGACTGTGGTCAACATTTACAGTTTGAGGACTGATTCTTGGAGAACAGTAGATGAGCTTCAGGGCATCTTTCTAGCAAATTATTTGGGTAAATTTGTCAATGGGAAGCTTTATTGGGTCTCGTCTACTGGTTATAGTAATCACGAAGTGGGCAATGTCATTTCTTTTGATTTAGCAAACGAGACATGGGGAAAGTTGGAGCTTCCCATTTGTGGAGAAGTCGATTCTCATTTCAAACTGGGAGTTGTGGGAAGTGATCTTTCTTTGCTTTATACTTGTCGTCTAGGTGTTACTACTTCTGAtgtgtggattctgaaggattgTGGAGCTAATGTATCTTGGACAAAATTGTTCACTATCGAATATCCTCTAAATGTTGTACTATATGTGTATTCTCCACCCACTCACACATTCTCTATACAATTTCGCGAGTCAAATAAGGGTGAAATTTTACTTTTGCTTCCCCAAGTTATCATGATATGTGATGGTTCAACCAGACAACTAGAGGTTGTGGATAAATTTGAGAAGTGCACTGCTGTTGAAATCTATGTCGAAAGCCTAGTTGATCCTGTATTCATAGCTGACCAGGAACCTCATAACCACGGAACTTCACAATCACTTAGCTGA